One genomic window of Streptomyces sp. WP-1 includes the following:
- a CDS encoding DUF3040 domain-containing protein has product MPLSEHEQRMLEQMERALYAEDPKFASALEGSGLRTYTRRRVYQAVAGFLVGIALLMAGMVAQLIWVSVVGFLVMLGCAVLAVTGWRKAPKPGEQPAGAVRRPMRARRSMMDRIEERWQRRRDEQGR; this is encoded by the coding sequence GTGCCGCTCTCGGAGCACGAGCAGCGCATGCTCGAGCAAATGGAGCGAGCGCTGTACGCCGAAGATCCCAAGTTCGCGTCAGCGCTTGAGGGAAGCGGGCTGCGTACGTACACCCGGCGGCGGGTCTACCAGGCGGTCGCGGGCTTCCTCGTCGGTATCGCGCTCCTCATGGCCGGAATGGTCGCCCAGTTGATCTGGGTCAGCGTCGTAGGTTTTCTCGTCATGCTCGGCTGCGCGGTACTCGCGGTCACGGGCTGGCGCAAGGCGCCCAAACCGGGGGAACAACCCGCGGGCGCGGTTCGGCGCCCGATGCGGGCCAGGCGGTCCATGATGGATCGCATCGAGGAGCGGTGGCAAAGACGGCGGGACGAACAGGGACGGTAG
- a CDS encoding bifunctional 2-polyprenyl-6-hydroxyphenol methylase/3-demethylubiquinol 3-O-methyltransferase UbiG, translated as MSDPMRPPVSPHHPHTASLRSDRSGTRASLRTAVVSEVLQDALDRRVKATGRDALDVLDTGGGSGNFAVPLARAGHRVTVVDPSPNALFALERRAAEAGVADRVKGVQGDAHGLFDVVERGGYDAVLCHGVLEYMEDPAEGLRNAVAALRPEGVLSVLAAGLGGAVLARALAGHFTDARQALQDPDGRWGPGDPMPRRFTAEQLTALVEGVGLRVGAVHGVRVFADLVPGVLVDTEPAALDALLRLEAAAAELPAFHSVATQLHVLGETPAATEV; from the coding sequence GTGTCGGACCCGATGCGCCCGCCCGTCTCCCCTCACCACCCGCATACGGCCTCGCTGCGCTCCGACCGCTCCGGCACCCGCGCCTCGCTGCGGACCGCCGTGGTCTCGGAGGTCCTCCAGGACGCCCTCGACCGGCGGGTCAAGGCGACGGGGCGGGACGCGCTGGACGTCCTCGACACCGGGGGCGGCAGCGGCAACTTCGCGGTGCCCCTCGCCCGCGCCGGCCACCGTGTGACCGTGGTCGACCCCAGCCCCAACGCGCTGTTCGCGCTGGAGCGCCGGGCCGCCGAGGCCGGTGTCGCCGACCGGGTCAAGGGCGTGCAGGGCGACGCCCACGGCCTGTTCGACGTGGTCGAGCGCGGCGGCTACGACGCGGTGCTGTGCCACGGCGTCCTGGAGTACATGGAAGACCCGGCCGAGGGCCTGCGCAACGCGGTCGCGGCCCTGCGCCCCGAGGGCGTCCTCAGCGTGCTGGCCGCGGGCCTCGGCGGCGCGGTGCTCGCCCGCGCCCTCGCCGGCCACTTCACCGACGCCCGGCAGGCCCTCCAGGACCCCGACGGCCGCTGGGGCCCCGGCGACCCGATGCCGCGCCGCTTCACCGCCGAGCAGCTGACCGCGCTGGTCGAGGGCGTGGGCCTGCGGGTCGGCGCGGTGCACGGCGTGCGGGTCTTCGCCGACCTGGTGCCCGGCGTCCTGGTGGACACCGAGCCCGCCGCGCTGGACGCGCTGCTGCGGCTGGAGGCGGCCGCGGCCGAGCTGCCCGCGTTCCACTCCGTGGCCACCCAGCTGCACGTGCTCGGCGAGACGCCGGCCGCCACCGAGGTCTGA
- a CDS encoding ATP-binding cassette domain-containing protein — MDGAHVTAEDLGLKGPRGWAFRGVTLDAAPSSLIAIEGPSGSGRTCLLLALTGRMKSTEGVATVGGSTLPRHLAAVRRFSALANVPGVTDLEPALTVGEHLRERALLQHRFGDSLRELLHPRAGRSHEARLRVDEALAAAGLDLESLPKGSRTAVRDLERVQELRLSVALALIGRPRLLGVDDLDTKLSEAERAEVWDLLGTLAGAGTTVLAVCRNAPEGCVTVSTSRTDDTDGTEETGGTEETAETDDGAGSRKADRRTEEDADALA; from the coding sequence GTGGACGGCGCGCACGTCACGGCCGAGGACCTCGGGCTCAAGGGACCACGGGGGTGGGCCTTTCGGGGCGTCACCCTCGACGCGGCACCCAGCTCGCTGATCGCGATCGAGGGACCGTCCGGCTCCGGCCGTACGTGTCTGCTGCTCGCGCTCACCGGACGGATGAAGTCCACCGAGGGAGTAGCCACTGTCGGCGGATCCACACTTCCCCGGCACCTGGCGGCCGTGCGCCGCTTCAGCGCGCTCGCCAACGTGCCCGGGGTGACGGATCTGGAACCCGCCCTGACCGTCGGCGAGCACCTGCGCGAACGCGCCCTGCTCCAGCACCGGTTCGGCGACTCCCTGCGCGAGCTGCTGCACCCGCGGGCCGGGCGCTCGCACGAGGCACGGCTGCGCGTGGACGAGGCACTCGCCGCGGCCGGACTCGACCTGGAGTCGCTGCCCAAGGGCTCCCGGACGGCCGTACGCGACCTGGAGCGGGTGCAGGAGCTGCGCCTGTCGGTCGCCCTGGCGCTCATCGGCCGGCCCCGGCTGCTGGGCGTGGACGACCTCGACACCAAGCTGTCGGAGGCCGAACGCGCCGAGGTGTGGGACCTGTTGGGCACCCTGGCGGGCGCGGGGACGACGGTCCTGGCGGTGTGCCGCAACGCCCCCGAGGGCTGTGTCACCGTGTCCACGAGCCGGACGGACGACACGGACGGCACGGAGGAGACGGGCGGCACGGAGGAGACGGCCGAGACGGACGACGGCGCCGGGAGCCGGAAGGCCGACCGCCGCACCGAGGAGGACGCCGATGCGCTCGCCTAG
- a CDS encoding SAV_6107 family HEPN domain-containing protein: MAHSSAAAAPRRRALGPAPSLTSAVPSATGPASDVHPVVRQATAPPAALDLLTQARAGLSEATTLEAPNERYAAAHLAALRTAAAVLAARGRPETSPRRRARIRSAWEVLPEIAPELAEWSALFASGAARRARAEAGIRGAASRRDADDLVRDVAVFLRLVERMLVLQPVLPRPRQDAGEPGAPGARGDLPDAG, translated from the coding sequence ATGGCCCACTCGTCCGCAGCCGCCGCACCCCGGCGCCGCGCCCTCGGCCCTGCCCCCTCACTGACCAGCGCCGTCCCCTCCGCGACCGGCCCGGCGAGCGATGTGCACCCCGTGGTCCGGCAGGCCACGGCCCCGCCCGCCGCCCTCGACCTGCTCACCCAGGCCCGCGCCGGCCTCTCGGAGGCCACCACCCTGGAAGCGCCGAACGAGCGCTATGCGGCGGCCCACCTCGCCGCCCTGCGCACCGCCGCCGCCGTGCTCGCCGCCCGCGGCCGGCCCGAGACCTCCCCGCGCCGCCGCGCCCGGATCCGCAGCGCCTGGGAGGTGCTGCCCGAGATCGCCCCCGAACTGGCCGAGTGGAGCGCCCTCTTCGCCTCCGGCGCCGCCCGCCGGGCCCGCGCCGAGGCCGGCATCCGGGGCGCCGCGAGCCGGCGGGACGCCGACGACCTGGTCCGGGACGTGGCGGTGTTCCTGCGCCTCGTGGAGCGGATGCTCGTCCTCCAGCCGGTCCTGCCCCGGCCCCGCCAGGACGCCGGGGAGCCCGGCGCTCCGGGGGCCCGCGGTGACCTACCGGATGCCGGCTGA
- a CDS encoding DUF3488 and transglutaminase-like domain-containing protein translates to MSGRARLALCAAAATLMASCALLPLVNGPSWLLELVPLVVVQSGVGAAARRVPLGRPLTVVVQAVATLVLLTLVFARGHAIAGVIPGPDTFSYLSELLRQGGQDVSQYAIPAPLTDGIRLMLIGGVLLIGLLVDTLAVTFRSAAPAGLPLLALYSVAAGLSQGGPDWLWFLVAAGGYLMLLLAEGRDRLAQWGRVFGAAPRAQGGPPDGGTVAPVRTGRRIGAVALGVALVVPLVLPAMRGGLLAADGAGVGAGPGRGGTISAVNPLVSLRDSLNTTDDRTVLSVRSSSPDLSDLYLRIVSLDEFDGTTWKPAQRHIVGVPSTFPAPSGLGADVRRDTVRTTVKAADWYAQDWLPMPYPPSKVRIDGSWRYEPVGMTLVGDHGQTTRGTTYQVTSLDVRPTAGQLATAPEPPAALRREYTEVPGTLPKVVARTAREVTAGAKNHYEEAVRLQDWFSTDGGFQYDTQVAVGSGPDAIANFLRKKQGFCVHFSFAMAAMARTLGIPARVAVGFAPGTPQADGSVTVSLKDAHAWPELYFQGVGWTRFEPTPTRGVVPSYTQPVAPGTSQPDQSLPSKNGSSKPSAAPSDGADCAGGPGACDTPSAAAVPAGGGSGPGPWWFALTVPAVLVVLAVPLSPLLWRSRMRSVRLGGHARTDEGAAAHTLAAWQELTDSAWDLGIPPDESLTPRGAADRIIRLGRLDGPAGAAVHRVAGALEQVLYAPRPRPAPGVADDVRQAAAALHGTASRKARLRARLLPRSAVRVLWAFSARWSTLRTRATAARPVIRRPRSSER, encoded by the coding sequence CTCACCCTGGTCTTCGCCCGCGGGCACGCGATCGCCGGGGTGATCCCCGGCCCCGACACCTTCTCGTACCTCTCCGAGCTGCTGCGGCAGGGCGGGCAGGACGTGAGCCAGTACGCGATACCGGCGCCGCTCACCGACGGCATCCGGCTGATGCTGATCGGCGGTGTGCTGCTGATCGGCCTGCTGGTGGACACCCTCGCGGTGACCTTCCGCAGCGCCGCGCCCGCCGGGCTGCCACTGCTCGCGCTGTACTCGGTGGCCGCCGGACTGTCCCAGGGCGGTCCGGACTGGCTGTGGTTCCTGGTGGCGGCGGGCGGCTATCTGATGCTGCTGCTCGCCGAGGGCCGGGACCGCCTCGCACAGTGGGGCCGTGTCTTCGGCGCCGCGCCCCGCGCCCAGGGCGGCCCCCCGGACGGGGGCACGGTCGCCCCGGTGCGCACCGGGCGGCGGATCGGCGCGGTCGCCCTCGGGGTGGCCCTGGTGGTGCCGCTCGTGCTGCCCGCGATGCGGGGCGGCCTGCTGGCCGCGGACGGCGCGGGAGTGGGCGCGGGCCCCGGCCGCGGCGGCACCATCTCCGCGGTCAACCCGCTGGTGTCGCTGCGCGACAGTCTGAACACCACCGACGACCGCACGGTGCTGTCCGTGCGCTCCAGCAGCCCCGACCTCTCGGACCTGTATCTGCGCATCGTCTCCCTGGACGAATTCGACGGCACCACCTGGAAGCCGGCGCAGCGGCACATCGTGGGCGTGCCGAGCACGTTCCCGGCGCCGTCCGGGCTGGGTGCGGACGTCCGGCGGGACACCGTGCGGACCACCGTCAAGGCGGCGGACTGGTACGCGCAGGACTGGCTGCCGATGCCCTACCCGCCGAGCAAGGTGCGGATCGACGGCAGCTGGCGGTACGAACCGGTCGGCATGACCCTGGTGGGCGACCACGGCCAGACCACGCGCGGTACGACGTACCAGGTGACCAGCCTGGACGTGCGGCCGACCGCGGGGCAGCTGGCGACCGCGCCGGAGCCGCCGGCCGCGCTGCGGCGCGAGTACACCGAGGTGCCCGGCACCCTGCCGAAGGTGGTGGCGCGGACCGCCCGGGAGGTCACGGCGGGCGCGAAGAACCACTACGAGGAGGCCGTCCGGCTCCAGGACTGGTTCTCCACCGACGGCGGTTTCCAGTACGACACCCAGGTGGCGGTCGGCAGCGGTCCGGACGCCATAGCGAACTTCCTGAGGAAGAAACAGGGGTTCTGCGTCCACTTCTCCTTCGCGATGGCGGCGATGGCCCGCACCCTCGGCATCCCGGCCCGGGTCGCGGTGGGCTTCGCGCCCGGCACCCCGCAGGCGGACGGTTCGGTGACGGTGAGCCTGAAGGACGCGCACGCCTGGCCCGAGCTGTACTTCCAGGGCGTGGGCTGGACCCGGTTCGAGCCGACGCCGACGCGGGGCGTGGTGCCGTCGTACACCCAGCCGGTGGCGCCCGGCACCTCACAGCCGGACCAGTCGCTGCCGTCCAAGAACGGCTCCTCGAAGCCGTCGGCGGCCCCGTCGGACGGTGCCGACTGCGCGGGCGGTCCGGGGGCGTGCGACACGCCGTCGGCGGCGGCGGTCCCGGCCGGAGGCGGCAGCGGCCCGGGCCCGTGGTGGTTCGCGCTGACCGTGCCGGCCGTACTGGTGGTGCTGGCCGTGCCGCTCTCGCCGCTGCTGTGGCGATCCCGGATGCGGTCGGTGCGGCTCGGTGGGCATGCCCGCACCGACGAGGGGGCGGCGGCGCACACGCTGGCCGCGTGGCAGGAGCTGACCGACAGCGCGTGGGACCTGGGCATCCCGCCGGACGAGTCGCTGACCCCGCGGGGCGCGGCCGACCGGATCATCCGCCTGGGCCGTCTCGACGGACCGGCCGGCGCCGCGGTCCACCGCGTGGCCGGCGCCCTGGAACAGGTCCTGTACGCCCCCCGGCCGCGTCCCGCCCCGGGCGTGGCCGACGATGTACGCCAAGCGGCGGCGGCCCTCCACGGCACGGCCTCCCGCAAGGCCCGTCTGCGCGCCCGCCTCCTGCCCCGCTCGGCGGTCCGTGTCCTGTGGGCGTTCTCGGCCCGCTGGTCGACGCTCCGCACCCGGGCGACGGCGGCCCGGCCGGTGATCCGGCGCCCGCGCTCCTCGGAGCGTTAG